Proteins from one Armatimonadota bacterium genomic window:
- a CDS encoding 5'-3' exonuclease, producing the protein MPASRLLLLVDGDALLYRAAHAIPRMTGPRGLPTNGLYGFAGMIWQLRTTLTPSHMAVAFTADPPLVKHGWDPTYKINHYEHPEEIKRQIPYALRFVEAAGARAFLESGYEADDVLATLVGRRGRLPVRIVTSDRDFYQLVSTDVLVLRPVRGVSEMQTVDTAAVWAAFGVAPAQVPDLRALVGDPSDDIIGVRGIGPKTAASLLHRHGTVEALLDHLDDGGLRTRLGPLRDRILLNKRLSIPLTVPLARRPDLTVREPQIQVLRALAEETDVATFTPR; encoded by the coding sequence GTGCCGGCCTCCCGCCTGCTGCTCCTGGTCGACGGCGACGCGCTGCTGTATCGCGCCGCCCACGCCATCCCCCGCATGACCGGCCCCCGCGGCCTGCCCACCAACGGGCTGTACGGCTTCGCCGGCATGATCTGGCAGCTGCGCACCACCCTGACACCGTCGCACATGGCGGTGGCCTTCACGGCCGACCCGCCCCTCGTGAAACACGGGTGGGATCCGACCTACAAGATCAACCACTACGAGCATCCGGAAGAGATCAAACGGCAGATCCCCTACGCCCTGCGATTCGTGGAGGCCGCGGGCGCGCGCGCCTTCCTCGAATCAGGCTACGAGGCCGACGACGTCCTGGCCACGCTGGTCGGGCGGCGCGGCCGGCTGCCCGTGCGCATCGTGACCAGCGACCGCGACTTCTATCAGCTGGTGTCCACCGACGTCCTGGTGCTGCGTCCCGTCCGCGGCGTGAGCGAGATGCAGACGGTCGATACCGCCGCCGTATGGGCGGCCTTCGGCGTGGCGCCCGCCCAGGTGCCGGACCTGCGGGCGCTGGTCGGAGACCCGTCGGACGACATCATCGGCGTCCGGGGGATCGGCCCGAAGACCGCGGCCTCCCTGCTGCACCGTCACGGCACCGTCGAAGCGCTGCTGGATCACCTCGACGACGGCGGCCTGCGGACGCGCCTCGGTCCGCTGCGCGACCGGATTCTACTGAACAAACGGCTCTCCATACCGTTGACTGTGCCCCTCGCGCGTCGTCCCGATCTCACTGTGCGCGAGCCACAGATCCAGGTACTCCGCGCGCTCGCCGAGGAGACCGACGTCGCCACCTTCACCCCGCGATAG
- a CDS encoding aldolase/citrate lyase family protein: protein MVENRVKLQLRNGTPTFGLWISLPCPSGVEVLASYGWDWLLIDTEHGPATPETTENMIRAAERHGVVPITRVAANDPALIKQALDRGALGVLVPLVNSAAEARAAVRAAKYPPEGIRGVAGTRANRFGLDLPQYFAAWNDQVLVACQVETADALEQVEEIAAVPGLDVLFIGPNDLSANLKVFRQFDHPAFTSAVQRIQRAAQAHGVAVGYMAAGADEALACAARGFLFIGAGSDARLLGGAAATLIGAIRAGIAAPARP from the coding sequence ATGGTGGAAAATCGGGTGAAGCTGCAGCTCCGGAACGGGACGCCGACCTTCGGATTGTGGATCAGCCTGCCCTGCCCTTCCGGCGTCGAGGTACTGGCGAGCTACGGATGGGACTGGCTGCTCATCGATACGGAACACGGGCCGGCGACGCCGGAGACCACGGAGAATATGATCCGGGCGGCGGAGCGCCACGGGGTGGTGCCGATCACGCGGGTCGCCGCCAACGACCCGGCGCTGATCAAGCAGGCTCTGGACCGCGGCGCGCTGGGCGTCCTTGTGCCGCTGGTGAACTCGGCGGCCGAGGCGCGGGCGGCCGTCCGCGCCGCCAAGTATCCTCCGGAGGGCATTCGCGGCGTGGCGGGGACGCGGGCGAACCGTTTCGGCCTGGATCTTCCCCAGTACTTCGCGGCCTGGAACGACCAGGTGCTGGTGGCCTGTCAGGTGGAGACCGCCGACGCATTGGAGCAGGTGGAGGAGATTGCCGCGGTGCCCGGTCTGGACGTCCTGTTCATCGGGCCGAACGACCTCTCCGCCAACTTGAAAGTGTTCCGCCAGTTCGATCATCCCGCGTTCACGTCCGCCGTGCAGCGGATCCAGCGGGCGGCGCAGGCGCACGGGGTCGCCGTGGGCTACATGGCGGCCGGCGCCGACGAGGCTCTGGCCTGCGCCGCGCGCGGCTTCCTCTTCATCGGGGCGGGCTCCGACGCCCGCCTGTTGGGCGGGGCGGCGGCCACGCTGATCGGGGCCATCCGGGCCGGCATCGCGGCGCCCGCGCGCCCCTGA
- a CDS encoding M1 family aminopeptidase: MGRIARAGVTVAVLGLAVTVVRPAAWSQPTLDDLVIRFFEITASIAPVPLRYEVTEGGEPRFLSRGTLRGAATAMVEVAAPGEVGAGRFYFDSDMKLTSVRAPGYQVRPSRQRDILTLTFEPALPPGAKVPVTFEFEGRPLYLYDEFVEISEGTLYPVLVSPFGDFSANLGRVVLTLTVPAGYTVGATGRLVSRSGNTTTWDSEVAVPWVAIAGGRRHTIRERTVQGVAMQFYVPPGEDRNLDKLAGFLGRSVEFYSGLLYPFPYTELRTISSLRISGGIGYPAFLLIDDRAFKNTFSGTLNRDSFLLLLMAHEAAHSYVPSQTVPKGVGFIWLSEGFAEYLALMAVEALMGPEAFRRELQEERDNYARIAGSATEPAIASITFANYRGAARPVIYSKGALVLHMLRGLMGEDAFRQGLAAYFRAFRRRAARISDFQEAMERAAGQPLDAFFRQWIQEKVLPDYTVGEVRSAPAADGGTTTTAVVRNLGTGRMTVEVGFVMDGETHVEKADVPAKGEVTVTASTPKPVRRVEVDPRKWMIQKDYKNDTAAVR; the protein is encoded by the coding sequence ATGGGCAGGATCGCTCGGGCGGGGGTGACCGTCGCCGTCCTCGGCCTCGCCGTGACGGTCGTCCGGCCGGCGGCATGGTCGCAGCCGACGCTGGACGACCTGGTCATCCGGTTCTTCGAGATCACGGCGTCGATCGCGCCGGTGCCGCTGCGCTACGAGGTGACCGAAGGCGGCGAGCCGCGCTTCCTGTCGCGGGGCACGCTGCGCGGCGCGGCGACGGCCATGGTGGAGGTCGCCGCACCCGGGGAGGTCGGGGCGGGGCGGTTCTACTTCGACTCCGACATGAAGTTGACCTCGGTGCGCGCCCCCGGATACCAGGTCAGACCGTCCCGGCAGCGCGATATCCTCACCCTGACCTTCGAGCCGGCGCTTCCGCCCGGAGCGAAGGTCCCGGTCACGTTCGAGTTCGAGGGTCGGCCCCTGTACCTCTACGACGAGTTCGTCGAAATCTCCGAGGGCACGCTTTATCCCGTGCTGGTCAGCCCCTTCGGCGACTTCTCCGCCAACCTGGGCCGCGTCGTCCTCACCCTGACCGTCCCCGCCGGGTACACCGTCGGCGCCACCGGCCGGCTGGTCTCCCGAAGCGGCAACACCACGACGTGGGATTCCGAGGTCGCCGTCCCCTGGGTCGCCATCGCCGGGGGCCGCCGCCACACCATCCGTGAGCGGACGGTTCAGGGGGTGGCCATGCAGTTCTACGTGCCGCCGGGAGAGGACCGCAACCTGGACAAGCTGGCCGGCTTCCTCGGCCGGTCGGTCGAGTTCTACAGCGGCCTGCTCTACCCGTTCCCCTACACGGAGTTGCGCACGATCTCGTCGCTTCGGATCTCCGGCGGCATCGGCTATCCGGCCTTCCTCCTGATCGACGACCGCGCCTTCAAGAACACCTTCTCGGGCACCCTGAACCGCGACTCGTTCCTCCTCCTCCTCATGGCCCACGAGGCGGCCCACAGCTACGTCCCGAGCCAGACCGTCCCCAAGGGGGTGGGCTTCATCTGGCTGTCCGAAGGCTTCGCCGAATACCTGGCCCTGATGGCGGTGGAGGCGCTGATGGGCCCGGAGGCGTTCCGGCGCGAACTGCAGGAGGAGCGGGACAACTACGCCCGTATCGCCGGCTCGGCCACCGAGCCGGCGATCGCCTCGATCACCTTCGCCAACTACCGCGGCGCGGCCCGCCCGGTGATCTACTCCAAGGGCGCCCTCGTGCTGCACATGCTGCGCGGCCTGATGGGGGAGGACGCCTTCAGGCAGGGCCTGGCCGCGTACTTCCGGGCCTTCCGCAGGCGGGCGGCCCGGATCTCCGACTTCCAGGAGGCGATGGAACGGGCCGCGGGACAACCGCTGGACGCCTTCTTCCGGCAGTGGATTCAGGAGAAGGTCCTGCCCGACTACACGGTGGGGGAGGTCCGCTCCGCACCGGCCGCCGACGGGGGAACCACGACCACCGCCGTCGTCCGCAACCTCGGCACGGGCCGGATGACGGTCGAGGTCGGCTTCGTCATGGACGGCGAGACGCACGTGGAGAAAGCCGACGTGCCAGCGAAGGGCGAGGTGACGGTGACGGCGAGCACCCCGAAACCGGTGAGGCGGGTCGAGGTCGATCCGCGGAAGTGGATGATCCAGAAAGACTACAAGAACGACACGGCGGCCGTGCGCTGA
- a CDS encoding DUF2914 domain-containing protein, producing the protein MRIWQVVVGGVLIGGLFAVAGGASAAQMSRLKVVRDVLAARVENRQPVEATVPVAADIGELFYFTEVAGGPGTIRHVWIWQGRTMATVSLRVGASPGWKTWSSKSIMPQWTGPWRVEARDGDTVLSFKEFEVKR; encoded by the coding sequence ATGCGGATCTGGCAGGTTGTGGTCGGCGGTGTGCTGATCGGCGGGCTGTTCGCCGTCGCCGGCGGGGCGAGCGCCGCGCAGATGTCCAGGCTGAAGGTGGTGCGCGACGTCCTGGCCGCGCGCGTCGAGAACCGGCAGCCGGTCGAAGCGACGGTTCCGGTCGCCGCGGACATCGGCGAACTCTTCTACTTCACCGAGGTGGCCGGCGGTCCCGGAACGATCCGGCACGTCTGGATCTGGCAGGGCCGGACGATGGCCACGGTCTCCCTCCGGGTCGGCGCCTCCCCGGGATGGAAGACCTGGAGCTCGAAGTCCATCATGCCGCAGTGGACCGGACCGTGGCGGGTGGAGGCCCGGGACGGCGACACTGTGCTGTCCTTCAAGGAGTTCGAAGTGAAGCGCTAA
- a CDS encoding PfkB family carbohydrate kinase: MSADIDVAFVGHFARDRLVVGGAAEAASGGGVYYGAMAARRLGYTVAVVTKLHPDDFPFLEEMRREGIVVHASPAPQTTGIENIYPDPSTDRRLCHPLGFAGPFTAAEIPPLEARVTIITPLMAGEVSAETVRLLAARGSVGLDVQGFARVREGDVLVTRDWPGKERDLAAVTYLKADDAEAEVLTGRTDLREAARALADLGPREVLLTHAGGVLAFAGGTFYEGRFTPRAVRGRTGRGDTTFAAYVAARTHADPEYACRLAAAVVSLKLEHPGPYRFTRAEAERRMAG, encoded by the coding sequence ATGAGCGCCGATATCGACGTCGCCTTCGTCGGGCACTTCGCCCGGGACCGCCTGGTCGTCGGCGGAGCGGCGGAAGCGGCTTCCGGCGGCGGGGTCTACTACGGCGCGATGGCGGCGCGCCGCCTCGGCTACACCGTGGCCGTGGTCACGAAGCTGCATCCCGACGACTTCCCCTTCCTCGAGGAGATGCGCCGAGAGGGCATCGTCGTCCATGCGTCGCCGGCCCCGCAGACGACGGGGATCGAGAACATCTACCCCGACCCCTCAACGGACCGCCGCCTCTGCCACCCCCTCGGCTTCGCCGGTCCCTTCACGGCGGCGGAGATCCCTCCGCTCGAGGCGCGGGTCACGATCATCACCCCGCTCATGGCCGGCGAGGTTTCCGCCGAGACCGTCCGCCTCCTGGCCGCCCGCGGCTCCGTCGGGCTCGACGTCCAGGGATTCGCCCGGGTGCGCGAAGGCGACGTGCTGGTGACGCGGGACTGGCCGGGCAAGGAACGGGATCTGGCGGCGGTGACCTACCTCAAAGCGGACGACGCGGAGGCGGAAGTGCTCACGGGGAGGACGGACCTCCGGGAGGCGGCGCGGGCCCTGGCCGATCTGGGGCCGCGGGAGGTCCTCCTCACCCACGCCGGCGGCGTGTTGGCCTTCGCCGGCGGGACGTTCTACGAGGGCCGGTTCACCCCGAGGGCGGTGCGGGGGCGCACCGGACGCGGAGATACCACCTTCGCCGCGTACGTTGCCGCCCGCACCCACGCCGATCCGGAGTACGCCTGCCGGCTGGCGGCGGCGGTCGTGTCCCTCAAGCTGGAGCACCCGGGACCGTACCGCTTCACCCGGGCCGAGGCCGAGCGGCGGATGGCCGGTTAG
- a CDS encoding amidase, with translation MPSAEPHRLTALQIAAAVRSAALSPVAVVEACLAQIARLDPQLQAWVHVDGRGALEQARRLDSEARAGFLRGPLHGVPVALKDIFDVAGMVTGSGAGAFAHRTPERDARCAALLRQAGAIMLGKTVTTPFAFADPSPTRNPWNLDHTPGGSSSGSAAGVAARMVPLALGSQTIGSTIRPAAYCGVVGFKGSYGAISLDGVTPLAWSLDHVGIFARTVDDAALVFAALAEPSRPPAAPAPAPPRLGIPRAFLERYAAEEVGTHLEAVARTLSRAGATIGDVALPDGWTRIDDVGRLVLRVEAAAYHHRWFPLHADAYPPKIRELVSSGQTVSGVDYLLAQEERARFRKAMTTVFESCDFLLLPAAPAPAPPLAEGTTGDPIFCAPWSFTGLPSLAVPSGLARGGLPLAVQLVAPMLAEDRLLDAARWCERVLEFTAEPALLGPGPR, from the coding sequence GTGCCGTCCGCAGAACCGCACCGTCTCACGGCCCTGCAGATCGCCGCCGCCGTCCGTTCCGCGGCCCTTTCCCCGGTGGCGGTGGTCGAAGCCTGTCTGGCCCAGATCGCGCGCCTCGATCCGCAGCTGCAGGCCTGGGTGCACGTGGACGGGCGCGGCGCGCTGGAGCAGGCCCGGCGGCTGGATAGCGAAGCCCGGGCCGGCTTCCTGCGGGGACCGCTCCACGGCGTGCCCGTCGCGCTGAAGGACATCTTCGACGTGGCCGGGATGGTCACCGGCTCAGGCGCCGGAGCCTTCGCCCACCGCACACCGGAGCGCGACGCGCGCTGCGCCGCGCTCCTGCGCCAGGCGGGAGCGATCATGCTGGGGAAGACGGTGACGACGCCCTTCGCCTTCGCCGATCCGAGTCCGACGCGGAACCCCTGGAACCTCGACCACACCCCCGGGGGATCCTCGAGCGGTTCCGCGGCGGGCGTCGCGGCGCGGATGGTGCCGCTGGCCCTCGGCTCCCAGACCATCGGGTCCACGATCCGCCCCGCGGCCTACTGCGGCGTCGTCGGCTTCAAGGGCAGTTACGGGGCCATCAGCCTGGACGGCGTCACCCCGCTGGCGTGGAGCCTGGACCACGTCGGCATCTTCGCCCGCACCGTGGACGATGCGGCGCTGGTCTTTGCCGCCCTGGCCGAACCTTCCCGGCCTCCGGCCGCGCCCGCTCCGGCGCCGCCGCGCCTGGGCATCCCGCGGGCGTTCCTCGAGCGCTACGCCGCGGAGGAGGTCGGGACGCATCTGGAGGCTGTGGCCCGCACCTTGTCCCGCGCCGGGGCGACGATCGGGGATGTCGCTCTGCCCGACGGCTGGACCCGCATCGACGACGTGGGCCGGCTCGTCCTGCGCGTGGAGGCCGCCGCCTACCATCACCGGTGGTTCCCGCTCCACGCCGACGCCTATCCGCCGAAAATCAGAGAGCTGGTGAGCTCCGGACAGACGGTCTCCGGGGTGGATTACCTCCTGGCCCAGGAGGAGCGCGCCCGCTTCCGCAAGGCGATGACGACCGTCTTCGAGTCCTGCGACTTTCTCCTGCTGCCGGCCGCTCCTGCTCCGGCGCCGCCGCTGGCCGAGGGCACAACGGGCGACCCGATCTTCTGCGCGCCCTGGAGTTTCACCGGCCTGCCGTCGCTCGCGGTGCCGAGCGGCCTGGCCCGGGGCGGGCTGCCCCTGGCCGTCCAGCTCGTCGCCCCGATGCTGGCCGAGGATCGTCTGCTGGACGCCGCGCGGTGGTGCGAGCGCGTCCTGGAGTTCACCGCCGAACCCGCCCTCCTGGGGCCCGGGCCGCGATGA
- a CDS encoding succinylglutamate desuccinylase/aspartoacylase family protein, with amino-acid sequence MPTRTYRPVPVGTLASGTGLFLPVHEIRGEAPGPTVGISAGIHGEEATGVEIVCRFLETADLRGLAGRLLVMPVANPLSYAAVSRGTPIDMMNLNRVFPGHAGGHLTEQMAHKIVEEFLRPLDVYIDLHAGGSTPTVDYVYIINAEPLSRAFGSSLLYRPRDPLPGTSISVTRDLGIRSVVVELGGGRVDQSAYVARGIAGLLNILRTLGVLPGPATPPPPQIVLREIVTLRPHHGGLLLPEVTDLGGEVRGGQVLGRVVSPYSLEELEVIRCPVDRGVVVLTHLVPSVVEPGIFGFMIGNLATAQT; translated from the coding sequence ATGCCGACCCGCACCTACCGTCCGGTTCCCGTCGGGACGCTGGCCAGCGGTACCGGACTGTTCCTGCCGGTGCACGAGATCCGGGGAGAGGCGCCCGGCCCCACGGTGGGCATCTCCGCGGGGATCCACGGCGAAGAGGCCACGGGCGTGGAGATCGTCTGCCGGTTCCTGGAGACGGCGGACCTGAGGGGCCTGGCCGGCCGGCTGCTGGTCATGCCGGTGGCCAACCCCCTCTCCTACGCCGCGGTCAGCCGCGGGACGCCCATCGACATGATGAACCTGAACCGCGTCTTCCCCGGCCACGCCGGGGGGCACCTCACGGAGCAGATGGCCCACAAGATCGTGGAGGAGTTTCTCCGGCCGCTGGACGTCTACATCGACCTCCACGCCGGCGGGTCCACGCCCACGGTGGACTACGTCTACATCATCAACGCCGAGCCTCTGTCCCGCGCCTTCGGCTCGTCCCTGCTGTACCGCCCCCGAGACCCGCTGCCCGGGACGTCGATCAGCGTCACCCGCGACCTGGGCATCCGTTCCGTCGTTGTGGAACTGGGCGGGGGGCGCGTCGACCAGAGCGCCTACGTGGCCCGCGGCATCGCCGGCCTGCTCAACATCCTGCGCACGCTCGGAGTGCTCCCCGGTCCCGCGACGCCGCCTCCGCCCCAGATCGTCCTGCGCGAGATCGTCACCCTGCGCCCCCATCACGGGGGCCTGCTGCTGCCGGAGGTGACCGATCTCGGCGGCGAGGTCCGGGGCGGTCAGGTCCTGGGCCGCGTGGTCAGCCCCTACTCGCTGGAGGAACTGGAGGTGATCCGCTGTCCCGTGGACCGCGGCGTCGTCGTACTCACGCACCTGGTGCCCAGCGTCGTCGAGCCGGGCATCTTCGGCTTTATGATCGGAAATCTGGCCACGGCGCAGACGTAG
- a CDS encoding ABC transporter permease, giving the protein MRNGRAGRVARRRLWRRLTLSARVGFAVVAVICSAAAAPALITPADPEQVDILSRLAPPSERHPLGTDHIGRDLLSRLVYGARVSLLVAAASVGGAAAVGVAVGLLAGYYGRWVDGAAMRLVDTFLAFPAILLALALVAALGAGVTSVIVALVLVFWTQYARVVRAVTLAEKEKAYVEAARAIGAGDLRILLRHILPSVVSPVVILATLGMGTAVVAESTLSFLGMGVQPPAPSWGWTLAFGTRYLRDAPHIATFSGLAIMATVLGFNLVGDGIRDLLDPKFRPQ; this is encoded by the coding sequence GTGCGGAACGGCCGGGCCGGGCGTGTCGCCCGCCGCCGGCTGTGGCGCCGGCTGACGCTGTCAGCCAGGGTCGGGTTCGCCGTGGTGGCGGTGATCTGTAGCGCGGCCGCGGCACCGGCCCTCATCACGCCCGCCGACCCCGAGCAGGTGGACATCCTGTCCCGGCTGGCGCCGCCCTCGGAACGGCATCCGCTGGGCACCGACCACATCGGCCGGGACCTGCTGAGCCGGCTGGTCTACGGGGCGCGGGTGTCGCTGCTCGTGGCGGCGGCTTCCGTGGGCGGGGCCGCCGCGGTGGGCGTCGCGGTCGGGCTGCTCGCCGGCTACTACGGTCGGTGGGTGGACGGGGCGGCGATGCGCCTGGTGGATACCTTCCTGGCCTTTCCGGCCATCCTGCTCGCCCTGGCCCTGGTCGCCGCACTGGGGGCCGGCGTGACGAGCGTGATCGTCGCGCTGGTGCTGGTCTTCTGGACGCAGTACGCCCGCGTGGTGCGGGCCGTGACGCTGGCCGAGAAGGAGAAGGCCTATGTGGAGGCGGCGCGGGCCATCGGCGCGGGCGACCTCCGCATCCTGCTCCGGCACATCCTTCCCTCCGTGGTCTCCCCGGTGGTCATCCTGGCCACGCTGGGCATGGGCACCGCGGTCGTCGCGGAATCCACGCTGTCCTTCCTGGGCATGGGGGTGCAGCCGCCGGCGCCCTCCTGGGGGTGGACGCTGGCCTTCGGCACGCGGTACCTGCGGGACGCGCCGCACATCGCCACCTTCTCCGGCCTGGCCATCATGGCCACGGTCCTGGGCTTCAATCTCGTGGGCGACGGGATCCGCGATCTCCTCGACCCGAAGTTCCGCCCCCAATGA
- a CDS encoding ABC transporter permease — protein sequence MARYAARRLALLLPVVLSAAVVTFALLLLLPGDPAVALLGQEASPEELSRFRHLLGLDRPVLVQLGLYLWRVARADFGRSITLDVPVLRLILSTLPATLELATASIVVAVLAGIPLGLLAARRRGTVVDTGTMLLAQLGVSMPVFWLGVLLILLFAVRLNWLPSFGRGAPLLEALLSGDLSAALDSLRHLLLPTVTLAFFNLALLSRLTRWALLEVLEEDYVRTARAKGQHERVVVFRHALRNALLPIVTIVGLQFGNALGGAVVTETIYGWPGMGRLVVQAIGQRDFPVVQGAVLILALVFSLFNLLVDLTYAFIDPRIRYE from the coding sequence ATGGCCCGCTACGCCGCCCGCCGCCTGGCGCTGCTCCTGCCCGTCGTCCTGAGTGCGGCGGTGGTGACCTTTGCCCTGTTGCTCCTCCTGCCGGGGGATCCGGCCGTGGCGCTGCTGGGGCAGGAGGCGTCCCCCGAGGAGTTGAGCCGGTTCCGCCACCTCCTGGGGCTGGACCGGCCGGTTTTGGTGCAGCTCGGTCTGTACCTGTGGCGGGTGGCCCGCGCCGACTTCGGCCGCTCCATCACCCTCGACGTGCCCGTCCTGCGCCTGATTCTCTCGACGCTGCCGGCCACGCTGGAACTGGCCACGGCGTCGATCGTCGTGGCCGTCCTGGCCGGCATCCCGCTGGGTCTGCTGGCGGCGCGTCGGCGCGGGACGGTCGTGGACACGGGGACGATGCTCCTGGCCCAGCTCGGCGTCTCGATGCCGGTGTTCTGGTTGGGCGTGCTCCTCATCCTCCTGTTCGCCGTCAGGCTGAACTGGTTGCCCTCCTTCGGACGCGGCGCGCCCCTCCTGGAGGCGCTGCTCTCGGGCGACCTGTCCGCGGCGCTGGACAGCCTCCGGCATCTGCTCCTGCCGACGGTGACGCTGGCCTTCTTCAACCTGGCGCTGCTCAGCCGTCTGACCCGGTGGGCGCTGCTGGAGGTCCTGGAAGAGGACTACGTGCGCACCGCCCGGGCCAAGGGACAGCACGAACGTGTCGTCGTGTTCCGCCACGCCCTGCGCAATGCGCTCCTCCCCATCGTGACCATCGTCGGCCTGCAGTTCGGCAACGCCCTGGGCGGCGCGGTGGTCACGGAGACCATCTACGGCTGGCCGGGGATGGGACGCCTGGTGGTTCAGGCCATCGGGCAGCGGGACTTCCCGGTGGTGCAGGGAGCGGTGCTAATCCTGGCCCTGGTCTTCTCCCTCTTCAACCTCCTGGTGGACCTGACCTATGCCTTCATCGACCCCCGCATCCGCTACGAGTGA